A genome region from Triticum aestivum cultivar Chinese Spring chromosome 2B, IWGSC CS RefSeq v2.1, whole genome shotgun sequence includes the following:
- the LOC123046093 gene encoding aquaporin PIP2-5: MAKDIEAAPPGGEYGAKDYSDPPPAPLFDAEELTKWSLYRAVIAEFVATLLFLYITVATVIGYKHQADPAGPSAADAACSGVGILGIAWAFGGMIFVLVYCTAGVSGGHINPAVTFGLFLARKVSLVRALLYIIAQCLGAICGVGLVKGFQSAFYVRYGGGANELSSGYSKGTGLAAEIIGTFVLVYTVFSATDPKRSARDSHVPVLAPLPIGFAVFMVHLATIPITGTGINPARSFGAAVIYNNEKAWDDHWIFWVGPFIGAAIAAAYHQYVLRASATKLGSSASFGRS, encoded by the exons ATGGCCAAGGACATCGAGGCGGCGCCCCCCGGTGGGGAGTACGGGGCCAAGGACTACTCcgacccgccgccggcgccgctctTCGACGCCGAGGAGCTGACTAAATGGTCCCTGTACCGCGCGGTCATCGCCGAGTTCGTGGCCACGCTGCTCTTCCTCTACATCACCGTGGCCACCGTCATCGGGTACAAGCACCAGGCAGACCCCGCCGGCCCCAGTGCTGCCGACGCGGCCTGCAGCGGCGTCGGCATCCTCGGCATCGCCTGGGCGTTCGGCGGCATGATCTTCGTCCTCGTGTACTGCACCGCCGGGGTTTCCGGTGGCCACATCAACCCGGCGGTGACGTTCGGGCTATTCCTGGCGCGCAAGGTGTCGCTGGTGCGTGCGCTGCTCTACATCATCGCGCAGTGCCTGGGCGCCATCTGCGGCGTGGGGCTCGTCAAGGGGTTCCAGAGCGCCTTCTACGTGCGCTATGGCGGTGGCGCCAACGAGCTCAGCTCAGGCTACTCCAAGGGCACCGGCCTCGCGGCCGAGATCATCGGCACCTTCGTGCTCGTCTACACCGTCTTCTCCGCCACAGACCCCAAGCGCAGCGCTCGTGACTCCCACGTCCCG GTGCTGGCTCCTCTGCCAATCGGCTTCGCGGTGTTCATGGTGCACTTGGCCACTATTCCGATCACCGGCACCGGCATCAACCCGGCAAGGAGCTTTGGAGCTGCCGTGATCTACAACAACGAGAAGGCCTGGGATGACCAC TGGATCTTCTGGGTGGGGCCATTCATCggggccgccatcgccgccgcctacCACCAGTACGTCCTGAGGGCCAGCGCCACCAAGCTCGGCTCGTCTGCCTCCTTCGGCAGGAGCTAG